A DNA window from Fragaria vesca subsp. vesca linkage group LG3, FraVesHawaii_1.0, whole genome shotgun sequence contains the following coding sequences:
- the LOC101309335 gene encoding uncharacterized protein LOC101309335, with the protein MDDISNQLQGKELYKHQFKQDFTTRLNELLAFDPQGAVLEEQVIEILEDLTRTALWYGRIYIAEDESDQYDRRYIGYGIHHPHHKIAQQRSFMQLLRECGPDSEDVRELRDIEEQATHVGLKVSKYLMQMMVVTNIEERKDMMKHFRDTQTMLSFLMDAFEWGERSNDFGVVYNRINVLMKYAHKEFILQVKTARMAGGSIGLIRSLRLTFNHKINRDVLLDYILKEVLRAISTLESLLSFPLLPDRPWLLITDERSVAWLNAAVVNVGERLTERIGFRVRALMLENARHQNFNNVNAFLHRVLYSPRVELWEDLERVVEVRASQSTGRIRLHVRGTIIRQYPNSALIRIKGIKSRNEGEWYIGKRIVYFYRANVKRNGSKYRCIRGKVTKPHKVSGILRAEFKSLLPRELFDKNRDDTNRLVRKGLRVYMYRARINYMFGRNRLFIGD; encoded by the exons ATGGACGACATAAGTAATCAACTGCAAGGGAAGGAGCTATATAAGCACCAGTTTAAGCAGGATTTCACCACACGCTTGAATGAGCTTTTGGCTTTTGATCCCCAGGGTGCGGTTTTAGAGGAGCAAGTAATAGAGATTCTGGAAGATTTAACCAGGACGGCACTCTGGTATGGTAGAATATACATTGCCGAAGACGAGTCCGACCAGTATGACAGAAGGTACATTGGGTATGGTATTCATCATCCCCACCATAAGATTGCCCAGCAGAGGAGCTTCATGCAGTTGCTCAGAGAGTGTGGTCCAGACTCGGAAGACGTCAGAGAATTGCGGGACATAGAAGAGCAAGCAACTCATGTTGGTCTAAAGGTCTCCAAGTATCTTATGCAGATGATGGTGGTGACTAACATAGAGGAAAGAAAGGACATGATGAAGCATTTCAGAGATACTCAGACGATGTTGTCATTCTTAATGGATGCTTTTGAATGGGGCGAGAGAAGCAATGATTTTGGAGTAGTATATAACAGGATCAACGTTCTTATGAAATACGCACACAAAGAATTCATCCTACAGGTTAAGACAGCAAGAATGGCTGGTGGGAGTATAGGATTGATTCGAAGCCTTCGGCTAACTTTTAACCATAAAATCAACCGTGATGTATTACTTGATTACATCCTTAAGGAGGTTCTTCGAGCTATTTCTACACTGGAGTCTCTTCTGAGCTTTCCACTACTACCAGATAGGCCATGGTTGCTCATAACAGATGAAAGATCAGTAGCTTGGCTGAATGCGGCGGTTGTGAATGTGGGAGAAAGGTTGACGGAAAGAATTGGGTTTAGGGTAAGAGCACTGATGTTAGAGAATGCAAGGCATCAGAATTTCAATAATGTTAATGCATTTCTCCATAGAGTATTGTATTCACCAAGAGTTGAATTGTGGGAAGATTTGGAAAGAGTGGTGGAAGTGAGGGCATCCCAATCCACGGGGCGAATCCGACTGCATGTCAGAGGAACAATCATTCGACAGTACCCGAATAGCGCACTGATTCGGATCAAAGGTATCAAGAGCAGGAACGAAGGTGAGTGGTACATTGGAAAGCGCATTGTCTACTTCTACAGGGCTAATGTGAAGAGAAACGGAAGCAAGTACCGCTGCATTCGGGGAAAGGTTACTAAGCCTCATAAAGTCAGTGGCATTCTTCGTGCCGAGTTCAAGTCTTTGCTCCCCAGGGAACTGTTTGACAAGAATAGG GATGATACGAATCGTCTGGTGAGGAAGGGGTTGAGGGTATACATGTATCGTGCCAGGATCAACTACATG TTTGGTCGCAACCGACTCTTCATTGGAGACTAA